The following coding sequences are from one Nilaparvata lugens isolate BPH chromosome 6, ASM1435652v1, whole genome shotgun sequence window:
- the LOC120351762 gene encoding uncharacterized protein LOC120351762 — MDSRHTVKGKKKLVLSARRMKRRLPPEFHANRRRRIEEQTLSLEAPSSSQADSVSADAISVSTENFQPSATSTPKGKKRRPHKRKVPAHLMKWRLQQKCKGNYM, encoded by the exons atggatTCAAGACATACGgtgaagggaaagaagaagttGGTTCTTTCAGCCAGGAGAATGAAAAGGCGGCTACCACCAGAATTTCATGCTAACAGACGTAGAAG gATTGAAGAACAAACCTTATCGCTCGAAGCGCCTTCATCTTCCCAGGCTGACAGTGTTTCAGCAGATGCCATTTCTGTATCCACTGAGAACTTTCAACCCAG TGCAACGTCAACTCCTaaaggaaagaagagaagaCCACACAAAAGAAAAGTACCAGCGCATTTGATGAAATGGAGATTACAGCAAAA GTGCAAGGGCAACTACATGTAG